A genome region from Clostridium sp. JN-9 includes the following:
- a CDS encoding crossover junction endodeoxyribonuclease RuvC, translating to MKTVGIDVGTNNLAISVFNNTDLQCYKLLENKKTLAPGAKLINIEKFLEKIFEDEKPDAVVVEGTFWNPREARGYSYVSSAIGIIQMVSWKVLHIEPIKLQPSTVKKIVTGNGRAKKEEVADVVKNRFKITEDLADHLTDSIAIGYTFLIQQNVKKEVM from the coding sequence ATGAAAACAGTAGGTATAGATGTTGGCACTAACAATTTAGCCATTAGTGTTTTTAATAATACAGATTTACAATGCTATAAATTATTAGAAAATAAGAAAACTCTGGCTCCCGGGGCAAAGTTGATAAATATAGAAAAATTCTTGGAGAAAATATTTGAAGATGAAAAGCCTGATGCAGTAGTAGTAGAAGGCACATTTTGGAATCCTAGGGAGGCCAGAGGATATAGTTATGTATCCTCTGCCATTGGTATAATACAGATGGTTTCCTGGAAAGTCTTACACATAGAACCGATAAAATTACAGCCCAGTACAGTAAAGAAGATAGTTACAGGAAATGGGAGGGCTAAAAAAGAAGAAGTAGCGGATGTAGTAAAAAACAGATTTAAAATAACAGAAGATTTGGCAGACCATTTAACAGATAGCATAGCGATTGGCTATACTTTTTTAATTCAACAAAATGTAAAAAAAGAGGTGATGTAA